The window TTCAATCAAATATGGATTTGTAGTTTGAATTCATTTTATAAAGATTTTTATTATAGTAGGGCGATGAGTTACAACCTACGAACTAGAACCATCTGAAAATGTTTACCACAGTAGTAAGCGAAACGTTAAGTGAAAAATCGACAAGAACACGGCTAAAATGcttgaaattttccaattctgtcTTATTCAATcatcaaataattcaaaataaacagaACACTCTTATCTATGATTACTATCTGAAACTAACCTCAACCGCTTAACCTGCTCTAACTTAtgtttgtttatgtttttcCATCCACACCCTCCTGTTAAACCAAAAACTGTGATTTACTGGAATCTTTCCTTTCTTCTCATCTTGAACGAACTGTTTACTTGAGGAACTTGTTTGAGAATACATAGTTGgatttattttgtgaattacAAACCCGTGTGTTGGTTCAGAATCACTTGAAATTGTTCGAATTCAACAGGTAAGCtttgcagttttgtttttttagcactcaatattgatattttatgaattttacgGACAGAATGTCGACTGcaatatttttcaacaactCACTACTGTTTTCATGGCACTCTCACAagtgaaatttgtttttctggAATCATCTGAATGGCTATGaatttttgacgtttctctcAAATTTAagtttttatcaaaattttctCTTGGCTGATACTGTTCAGAGTTGTTGTTATTCAGGAAAATTCTGCTGATTTTTGCTCTTTAATTTTATATGCTTTTCATTCCAATCTGTGAACTTTTCATATACAAATTTTGCATGAATGCTCGTGCTCTTTGAACTTCTTACTACTGAAGCTcctattcaattaatttccaaTGTTCTATGCAGTATCCcaacatattttttgtttcctaTTTGGAAACCTTGCTCTATGATTTTTCCATCAATAATTTCAACATTAGATGTGTTagattataaaattataaaagtttaatgagtcttcttgatgaaggatatttaatataaatcaagaagactcattaaacttttataatttgatgtaatcatttattgattagagagtcagtatcaaccaattgataaatttaaaatttctgaaattgtttattcaattgtaaatgtcgacttGTATACGTATTTCAAAAGaagaacaatgaagaaatctatgactaccttaggtaatggcttgttctgtgaatcctcaccagagcaactgatacgtttagttagtttgtagtttcttacttgcaattttgttgaggtagatatacacgtggtaagtttgtaaatttaataattccgttgaactataaggcactgatgaggaaaaattgtattattaaatacaaaaattccgaaacgtacgtctgtctttatgttaatttagttgttcaatttattaaccgtttactcaatttgtacaattttagtaattttgaatttttcttttggttgattattaaatttgtcatttttagaattggaatatattccaagacaaaaataaactgaatatatcatacagatatattattgtgaaggattagacacaaagttgtcaaattatttgatttatagatGTGTTAGATTCCAAGTATTTAAACCAAACATGTCTTGTTGAGAATTCTTACATTGTTTGCTAGTTTAAATCCGAATATTTGTCTTAGTTGAAAGTTTTAACCTatcatttataattgaaattatgaatCTAGTCAATCTGAATACACTTCCATAGAATTTCAAatctaattcaaattttttaatgaataatttgtaTAGAATGAAAAATATCTACCCTCATAGAAGTAAACGCTGGTATATTTAATTTGGATGTTGATTACTCAATAAAAGGCAATCATTTAGTTAAATTGAAATTTCCTGagtcaataaaaaatttaaaacattcGTAGCTTGAAAAGTTCtcttaaaaattgtaaatcgAACTTCCAAAAGctatttttgaacatttcaacATGATATAtgttttccgtttttttttaggaaatgttttcatatcaaatttcattgcATTTTGATTCGATATAGTCAGCTTACCTCAAATTGATCGGGATCGGTAGAAAAATGAGGGCCGTCGGCTTCCAGTCTGAGAATGAGCAAAAACAATGGTGCTGCAGGTGGTTTGAAGCGGCTGGCTATAAGATCGTCTCCCCATTCGTAATCTTCAGTTATATCCATACAAGGCTGACAAGGTGACTCCAACATGTTTATCCAAATATTGATGGAATTCAAAACGAGAAGTCTCAGTGTATACTGGAAATTTAGCACAATATCAACGGAATTTGTTTGGGAAATGTTGTTGATCCAACTCACTTGCATTCGATGTTTCACCAGCTCCATGAATCTTGTCATTTTCgctatttcatatatttcaaactTCTTCTCTTGCATATCAAACCAGCCCTTGCCAACATCTCTGAGACAAGCACGAATATTGAATACTATGGCGTCCAACCAGGGTCCTCTCAAGTGTTTGATGAGCTGGAAAAGGAGAAGcgaaatcttaaaaaaaaatacaaaaaagatGATCGACAGACGTGAGAACTAAATAAATGAGATTAAAGTGATTATTCTCTCTTGAAttagaggtacaaaggaaaacaggagattccttggataattttaagaaaaaaatatgtgatacagggtgtttcttgtagtcctacttttttgtgatgtttataccagtttatcaaatctttactAATCTCCGATacatattgggtaaataagtatacATTAATTATAAGAAGCGGAAACTGTTCCAAAAACTGTAGATTTGAGttcaaaatttgcatatcacattatgaaaactttaaatctgaatatctatgccaaatttatcACTGAGTATGCATAAGAAAGGACAGAAACTCACGTTGCTTGTTATGAGGGCCTGTATAGAGTCAAATTCTTCCAATGATACGTATTTCGCTCCAAAACTGGCCGTGAAAAGAGACATTGTCGTCACCTTCATGCACTCTTTCACCACGTATTCCATTGCAATGTATGTTTCTGGGATGACGAAAATGTTCATCCATTTGAAGTATTCCCGTTTCTTTTGGAAGTCGAGGACGCCGGTAATCACCttttctattgaaagaaaaagcgttaaattcaagaaaatatatacttggtatacagggtgtcccaagttcCAGCGCCTATTAGACTTCTGGAGAATTTTATAGGCCTATTTGAATTCTGAAACTTGGGATTTTGATATTTCTGGATAATCTCTACCGAGCTAGAATATTTTGAGACCTAAGTACTTCCGGTGATGcaggaaatgaaaataatatctctaaaaaaaatttttttattttttcaaacaaattttttccatgaaatcaataaaaaactgaaactttttATCGGAAAGTCGAATCGATTCTATGACATCGAAAATAGACGATCAAGCTTCAGTTAGTAGGTTTACCTCTTTTAACCGGTGCCGATTCAACCATCTTTTGAGGAACCATCGATATGGTATCGGCTTGGGTGTTTTTGATACTCTGCAAGAACTGCATTTCTCCATGTGTTCTCTTGTAGCCTAAATTCACCTCATTTTCCAGCTAAAATAAGGAATTGAAGGTTCATTGACatctcataaaatattcatatacGTAAAAAGAAATCATACTGGTAGAAGTTGAGTCTTGATAACAGGGAAACGTGCTGTCATCGAAGGAGAGTAGCAGTAGACAGGTTTCGCTCTTTTTGAGCTCATCAGTACCTACCTCGCAACCCAAATGATGATGGTAACCAAATGCAAACAGAGTTCATTTAATTggaacaacaataataataacgtAATTATCAAATTCTGTTTTCCCATTTGCTTGTCCTTTTGGGATGTGTGGTACTGATGAGCTCCAAAAAGAGCGAACTCTTACACATTTGTCCGTGATTAACTCTCAACTGAGATTTATGTTGGTCTAATTTTCTCATTTAACTAAGATCGCTTTTCTGTTATCATTAAAACTTACTTTTTGGAGGAGCTCCTGATCTATATTCTTCGTTTGGTTCCTTGTTGCTAATGTTCTCATTTTGAGAACATTTTTCTCATCCAATTCCAATGTGCCAGTCAGAAGCATACAGTCCAAATAGAACTCATATCTGCATTACATAAACAAAACATTGTTTAAAAAACTACAGCTACTTTTATAAATTgttacattattttattaaattgaatacagagagaaatttaagaatggactacattattcagttaatcgactcaatcctattggaaaacccatcCCATTGTAAAGACCTTGCAAGGAATCCAATGAGGAGATGTAGCAtatatttttaataagatcaaGATACTTTTTAGATCTATAAATATAAAAGTTACAAAGAACTTTTTTGGAATGAAtccttttttccttctcctgaaattctTTCTTGAATTTAGCTATTCCACAGAGAAGTTCTGGGCCAATGACAGGAGTTATTTGTGCCTTGGTTGgttggtttttttcaattaCCGAGTGACCAGGAACTCAGACTAAACAGACCTTGTTACCATCTTAGAGTCGCTGGTATGTAAGAGCTCAATGCtgtgattgcagcctgactaccAGAATTTATctctatatcacatttctgatagtttcttacaAACTTCGTTTCCACATATCTTTCGGTTGCAAGTATTTCTGCTTGAAAGACACTTGGACAACGGCCTAACGATAGTGAGAATTTGCTTCCAGACCCTATCGTGATTCTAAAACCATCTGATTGTACCATTTGATGATGATATTCTTTTGAAAGTTGTTATGTTCTTAAGCTTAGTCGAAGAGACCAAAGCCCATGTCATCATCGCACTCTGATTCTGCAGGTTCTTCcttctttttctcttctttcttTTCTTCAGCAGCTGGGGCTGCAGCACCACCAGAAGGGACACTAGCAAGTTTAAGCTgtacttgtgcaattacttcaTCAATGGACTTTCCATTTAGCTCGTCAATAACTTTTTTGACCTTAGCTAGGAAGCATTCAATATTATCTCCCTTTCCTAAACTTGATAACGTACCAACAATATAATAGTAAATTTGTTTCTACACTCACCTTATCGTGTCCTCAACCTGATTTCTCAGGTCCACAGCCGCCTTGATCCTCTCCCCGAAAATCATCGGATTCTCCGCGCTGAACATGATGTAGAGTCTTGGCAAATCGAAGGTTCTCTGAGAGCCGTCTAAGGTAAGAATGGACCACAACTGTTGGTCTGGTAGATAGTCGGTGACTGCTACGTTTATCCAGCCATAGACTGGTTCCTTGGATAGGTCCAAGGGGTCGAAGATCTTCAGGAATGCCTTACCCGGTATGGGATGGCGGACGCCTTCAACTACCCCGTGGTCCAGCCAAGATTCTGGAGTTCTTGGAAGGAAAAAGAGCAAATAAGAATTTTGAGTATCTTATGAAGTATGTTTTTCAAGATGAAGCTTGAAGTTGTTCtttaatacactgcgcaaaaaaattaacgcacattatggaaatctcaaatttattctacaactgaaggtgttctcaatgataattatttttatcagaattatgcatgcatatgttatccactttcaacgtttttcttcaatacagatgttttttcccagcaggaataaaaaaagatgagattatcagattttgaatgtattggctccattctgaaatcggttgttctcgatcaattctagtgatcaatagtttttctttcgtttgattctACACTCGAttgctatgcaacgcgaaacacgcaatttgacccaagaggaatgtgcccaagcggtagttttgcgagaagaagggtggacatacacaagaattgcagaaaggtttggagtttcccatacaagtgtgtccagaatgttgcagcgattcagggaggcAGGTATGAATGACCGAAGatcaggacagggtagaccacgggtaacaactgccattcaagaacgttacttgagagtttcttcgttgagacaacggtttgcaaccgctcgcctccttcaaaatcagcttgagcaaactcatggggtgcaaatttgCACTcaaacaataagaaatcgcctcggaaaatatgatttaaggcatcgtgtcgcggcaagaggcccagctcttaccccagacCATCGAatggcgcgtttggattttgcgagagagcatatccattgggaagaggctgattgggaaagagttctcttcacagatgagtctagattctgcctctatcattgtgatcgacgttcccttgtatacagacgtccacatgaaagatatgctcagtgcaatttcctgaatactactggtttcgggggaggatcgattatggtatggggtggaatatctttgactgctcgcacagacctagtggtcgttgataatggagctatgaatgctgataggtatataaggaacattcttgaagagcatgtagtgccatttgccccattcattggtgaaaatttcatttttatggacgataatgccagaccccatcgtgcgcgcatcgttcaggagtaccttgaagaggttgaagtctctcgaatggaatggccagcaagaagtccagatctcaatccgattgagcaggtttgggacaacctcaatagaaggctgagaatttcagaaaatcatccagctactcttaatgaattaggaatccaactcggagaaatctgggaaggattagatcagaacattttaagatcactcattttgagtatgaaccgtcgttgccgagctgtaattaacgcaaggggtggaaataccaagtattaaatcacttatcagcattccagtattttgaaaattgtttatttattttctttcacacaagattcggtgaaatcctgaatttttcttccatttaatgtgtcttgtttcgttcaaaaccttcccgagagaacataaaaagtagttataaagtcaatgtagagttaactttcattaaaattgagattttcataatgtgcgttaatttttttgcgcagtgtatttactTGCGAAATGTTGAATCTGTTGTGAGTTTTTTACTTCGACTTACCTCGATTCATATTTCTCATTGTCGAATAGTTCAAGAGGTAAAAAGTTCATTGCCTGCATCGTGTTTGCTGTGTAGGGTACAGAGGAGTCAACCGGTATCAAACTCTTTGGTGATACTTCCAGATCTGCCAAGATGTCGGCAATATTTTGGGCCTACAGAAACAGCAAACAGACAGTTTAAATGGATACAAattagattgaattttttttacagcATATTGTCGTCGTTTCCTTTCAATGGCCACATTCCTAGGCAAGTCTCCTATTAATACTTCATGTTGTAGTTGTACTTTTGGCTTAAAGGTGTCTACGGGAAAGCTCTGAAAAAGAACAAAATATTCAAGAGATTTGTCTCCTGGAATTTCACATTTGCCACCCTCAAAGTCTTCTCTGGAAAAGCTGAATTGGCAGCATCTATCGTCCAAATTACAGACTTGTACCAATTTCGTCAGCATTGGATAAGAATTGTAAAAGTAAAGACTGTTACAAGGGTGTGTTGACACAGCCTGGCAGATAGAACATCTGTAGTAATGATAGAGGTAGCTGAATCGAAAAATTCTATAGGGTAGGCTTTTATCTGAAAGCCGTTTCGAGTCTTCTATCACTACTGACAACTCATAGGAAGTTAAAAGAggttttttgaattataaactccAATCAATTGACAGCCTAAGGCATGCGTCAACTATATGAGGTTTATATTATCGATAATCCTAACTGGACTAGAGTTTCTGATTGGATAATTTAGGAAGAgcttgaaaaaattgagaaaattccactCATGATTGCATCTAGACTGAATCACTTCGAACATGCCTACATGTATCTCTCCTCTCTCAAAGCCATTTTGGAAAGAGGAATATTGAAATGAACgcatctaacgggtgtttttttttcgaggtatataactttaagttggcattactgttcaagatggctaccgattcaacagctgtcaagtgatttattctcagtttggtttggcaattcctcatgaatagactcacgcgtgatcaacgcttgcaaatagtgcaattttatttcgaaaataatggttctgtgcggaatacgtatcgcgcactacgtccattttattttgtttagcgatgaagcgcacttctggttaaatggctacgtcaacaaacaaaactgccgcatttggagtgaagctaatcctcaagtgtatgtcgaaacaccgttacatccagaaaaactgactgcttggtgcgctttatgggctggtggaatcattggtccgtacttcttcaaaaacgatgatgaccagaacgttacagtcaatggttactaactttttcattcctgaattgaacaaccatgatatccaggagctgtggttccaacaagacggcgcaacatgtcacacagctcgtgccacaatcgatttattgaaagacacgtttggtgaccgcctaatttcacgttttgaacctgtgaattggcctccaagatcttgtgattcaacacagctagactactttctgtggggctatgtaaagtcattggtctatgcggataagccacaaacccttgaccatttgaaagacaacattcgccgtgttattgacgatatacggcctcaaatgttggaaaaagtgatcgaaaattggacgtccagattggactacattccagccgccagccgtggcggtcatatgccagaaatcatatttaaaatgttatgtcacaagattatcttgcggataaataaaattcatgtcaatcgaataatccatcgttgttttatcgcaatttaaagttctatagctctaaaaaaacaccctttactatctgGCATTGGATATCTACAATATCAAGACATATGCCAATACTGTATGCAATGGTATTACTACTAATAATTtgcttcaataaaaaaaaaagaaagtaaaAAAAACGAGAATCTAGAAAGCACAAGATGTTACCTaggaaacaaaatttaaatatttttaacaaTGGAAAATGATAAAGATAAGCGTGCAAAATTTATGTTCTCGTACTTACGATCTGTTTATCTTCAATAAAAGTGATCCATCTTTCTGCCGGAGCCAAGAATAAAGGTTTGATCGGCTTCACTAGCTTCGGCAGGATGGGTGCGTCTTTCTCCGTTTTCACTTGCCATATGAATTTGGTCCTTTTAGGGGCTCCTGGAGGCAAGTCCTCTTCGACTTCTTGTTTGTACCTCAAATTTGTCGCTAATTCCGAATAGTAGCCCCTACTTTTAACGTCcctatttcttttctttttgtccTTATCTTtatcattttccattttttaaataaagaCAATTCtaggaacaaaataaaattagtcGATGTGCGGATTTTATTCTTCGTTGCCTagtatcgaaaaatatttttttttatcaaattaccaCGGTTCATCATAGAGAAAATAGAAATGATTTTTCAGAGACTCCattagatgtcattaattaatAAAACTTCAAAATACTTTTTATGTTCTAGCCAAACTTCACCAACAATTATTATAAACTCTACCTTGAATTTCAATGGGTtttcttttttatattcaaatattccCGCCATTCTTGTCACTGTCCTACGATATATGGAAGAAAATTATATCGATACTAAAAAATTATCGCttcaaaattttggaatatcaaatatttttctacTTGTAAAAATATTCTATATTCATTGTATCCACATTGCAAAACttgatgaaattaaaattttgtagTTATTCGAGGTattgaagttatttttacttgaaattttcttatattcatgaggaatataataataaatttcaaaaatccaATACTATTGgtatcactgaaatattttctttcctaCAGTTTGCAACCATGAGAAATAgacatcaaaatataattttgaggTTAAGTCGACAGAAACATCAACATTCTGAATTTCTATTTTGAGGAATCTATCATTAGTGTGATTAATTATTTGTTATTGCGAAAATCTTATTCTCATCGGGATaaagcaattttttcattattcaaaacAGGAAATTCCCTAACTCTTCAAAATGTCTTATATGTTAGCTCATTTACACAACGGCTGGCAAGTGGATCAGGCTATATTATCTGAAGAAGATAGAGTTGTGGTAAATCGTTTTTATATCCTAATACATAACAATTAACATTCTTATACTTTAGATTCGTCTGTTTACGACTTACTGTCCTCAGAACCTTACCtacatttaattattttttccttaGGTTATTCGATTTGGTCACGATTGGGATCCATCATGTATGAAAATGGATGAAGTATTGTATAGTATAGCTGACAAAGTTAAGAATTTCGCCGTTATTTATTTGGTGGATATCACAGAAGTACCAGACTTCAACAAAATGTAAGTTTTAATCTGATATATTtctcattcaaaaattatttagaGGTCTTCTCTTTCCacatgaataattctttaatTTAATGACCTCTTTTACTCTTGAATAAATGgcaaataataaaccattattACCTCCCTTTCAAGCACTATTCATGTTTATATAATATGTGTATCTTATGTTTTTCAGGTACGAACTTTACGATCCCTGCACCATTATGTTTTTCTTCAGAAACAAACATATAATGATTGATTTGGGTACTggtaacaacaacaaaataaactggCCATTGGAAGATAAACAAGAAATGATAGATATTTTAGAAACTGTTTATAGAGGCGCTAGAAAAGGAAGAGGTTTAGTGGTTTCTCCAAAAGATTACTCCACTAAATACAGATATTGAAACTTCATTTTTGTTGAAGATAATTTATTGAGGACAATTCTGATATTGGAATCCAGAGGAAATTACTTCAATCTAGGAgttatttgaattaattcttgaGAAGATGATTGATGTACAAAATGATATCGagattatacttttttttttcaactaataTCTCATTATTATAACATTTCTGACCCTTTCATGGCCCATCAATTCGAAATCCGTTTTAAAACctatattatattcaaaattttatgatgcagaATATGTGTAAtgaaatttgtctatttcggTTGAAAATGACCGTTTACATTGAGATTTCACAGACAAGGTATTGGGAACTTTTGTACGCTTTTAATTCATATTATAGGTACTTTGCTCAATTATCAGAAGTCAAAACTTCCTCCTATGCTTTGACAGATCTTGGGAAGAGAATGATCGGTCGATCTTTTTTTTAAAAAACCAAGAACTTGACTACATTTCAAGgataaaatttgatgaaaacagCATTTGACCACACCGAATACTAATCTGCAATCAGTTGGCAGTAGGGAATTTCctgttttgaaaaatgaaaaaattgctttAACCCGATGAGAATTAGATTTTCGCAATAACAAATAACTAATCACACCAATCACAGATTCCTCAAAATAGAAATTCGGAATGTTGATGTTTCTGTCCACTTGAcctcaaaattatattttgatgttaaaatcaattatgtaagtttttctttaaaattcccaaaatttaattaaaaaatttgCCTGTAAGCCATCTATACACCAATTACTGAACTTCTTCTTGGCGCTGCCAGCCATGAGTAGAAACCTGCATCATTTACGTCATTACCCAAGTTCAGTTGGAGCTACCTTTACTAGATGTCACTATAATTGAATCCTGGGAGTAAATattatggtggatgcgctataTTTAGGCGCATCCACCCAAAAAGTGTATAAAATATTTCGTAATTCTTTGGAACAGAATTTCTGATTTGACAACTCCAATATTCATCCTAAAACCTACCCGCCATAAGATGTTCCTCAAAAATCTTGGAGCTGTTATATCTTTTTAAAGAAGTATCCAATAAGTAtgcatttcatgaaattttggcgATATATATTGGTTTTGTGTAATTTTAAGAGAACAAAAATTGGGATTGTTATGGCAGCTGATTGTGCCTCAGCCTAGAACATCAGTTTGGCTATCGACGGCCCTGTATCTTTTCCCCTTGAACTCCAAAACTATTAAACACATTTTATCCATTAGAGAATTTAGGAGTTAGCTTATTCTTTTTGAGAGTTATTCTGTAGGTGGTCAGTCTGACAAATCCAATAGTTCGGGACCACTCTAGGCTCATAATTAGGAAATTACAGATCTTAAATGATCAAAATGAAAACCCGTTGGAAGAAGCTCGCAAAAAGTTgaggaataaaatgaaacacctGAATAATCTTAAGCCAAAGGAATTCAATATCTCACTAGGAgtttttttaatatgaaaatcTATCATTTGTCAGAAACATAATTCAAATATAATGAGtagtaataaatattttctttaaaACTAAAAGTTTGGACAAGAAGAATTGTAACATTTAAAACGTTTCAAATCCAAATAAAATGCATATAATTTTCAACATACAAAATGTATACTATACAATTTTGTGGTTATTTTCCAAAACAAATTCTCATAACATGTATCTACTTGCACAAGTACATTAAATTGTCCCTTGTATATCAATCTTGTGGTTACtaaatgttattttatatacatttttaaTCTATTTGTACAAGTCTGAAAAGACATCACTCATTCTTATTAAATAACACAACATCAAAATCTATATCGAGGTGAGCAAGAGCTCAGATAAATATCTctcaaaaattaacaattttctgcttttattTTGACACAAATAATTATTGCGATACAGGTTCTACATAGTTCGCCGGATAGAGACCAACTTTGCCATCTTTTCGACCTTTACACCATCCTTGCTCGTCCTCGTCTTCAAGTTTCTCAAAAACTTCACCTGAAAATCACAATTCATCATTATAAATATCAGT is drawn from Harmonia axyridis chromosome 7, icHarAxyr1.1, whole genome shotgun sequence and contains these coding sequences:
- the LOC123685505 gene encoding thioredoxin-like protein 4A, whose protein sequence is MSYMLAHLHNGWQVDQAILSEEDRVVVIRFGHDWDPSCMKMDEVLYSIADKVKNFAVIYLVDITEVPDFNKMYELYDPCTIMFFFRNKHIMIDLGTGNNNKINWPLEDKQEMIDILETVYRGARKGRGLVVSPKDYSTKYRY